The Deltaproteobacteria bacterium genome includes the window GCCCGAACGGCCTTCTAGCCTTGTTTGCCAGGACGAAACAGGGTTTTTGATCCAGAAATGTTTGCCTGAGAAAACGGAAGGGAATCTCGTCGGCATACTTCTCCTGGCTTGTCACGAAAACCACGATATCGGCCAGGAGGTAGATGTTTTGGGTTATCTTCCTGTTTTCGGGTTCCAGGCTGTCCACATCAGGAGTGTCGACCAGGACGGTGTGGCGTAAGTCTTCGTGGTCGTGGGTGAATACCTGGAGTTTGCCTGGAATTCCACGGGTAGGTTTCAGTGGGATGCCCTCCCTGGCGGGTCGGGCCTGGAGCATGTCTGGGAACGGGAATCCCTCTTCCATCCAGGAGTCCTGGTGGGCATAGGCCAGGGAACCGCGGGTCTTGGGCCTTTCGATTCCCGTAATGCTCAGCATTTTTCCGCAAAGGGCGTTGAAGAGGGTGGATTTGCCCGTACCGGTCCCTCCCAGGAACACCACCCAGATGCTGGGGGATTGATCCTTGTACATGAAGGTGCGGATTCTGCCGGGAAGATCTTGGGCCAGGGTATCGATTTCAAAGGCCCCGGGAGTCAGGCCGGGACAAATGAGAGGTTCCTCTCCCAGCAGGTCTCCAAAGGAGGGGACGGAATTGTCCGCTTGGCGCTTATTCATTACCGTTTCAGCCGAATTTCCAAGGGCTTCTATGCCGATTCGCGGCAGAAGGAGTATTCCCGGAAGAGACGGGCGAATAAGCACTATAAGCCAAAGACCGGTCCCTGTCAAACCGGGGAAAGGACCGGTTGGAGGAGGGAGTGGTGTTCGGCCTCACAAAGGGAATATTTGACACCTTTTCTTGATTGCTGGTAAAAGGAGTGAAATAGATGCTCCCTCGGGCCGGAGGCTTTACCTTGAACAAAATCGAACATTTTTCAAAGGTCGCGCAGGGGTTTGCCTTGAGCAACATATTGATGAATACTTTTCCTGGGGAAGGCGCATGTTTGGATTTCTTTTCCGAAAGCAAAGAATGGTGGAAGAACTCATCGGGAAATACCTGGATAATCTCAGGATGACCCAGGAGTATTTCACCGAGGCCCTGAATATCTGCCTGGAGGGGAGCTGTAAGGGGGATTTCGATTTCATGACCGAGCAGACCCACAAGCACGAATCCAGGGCGGACGATATCAGGGATGAAATCAAGGATCTGATGTATAGCAAAGCCCTGTTGCCCGAGTCCCGTGGAGATATCATGGGATTGCTGGAGGCCATGGACCTGATCCCAGGTATCTTCGAGCGACTCCTTTTCATGATAGGGACCGAGAAGATTGAGATCCCGGAATTCATCGTTACGGACGTAAAAGAACTCATTGAATACTCCCTGGCAAGTTTTGATCTCATGATCAAGCAAGTAGAGGCTCTTTTCAAGAGAGGCGGGGAGATCCGCTCCATGGTTTCGGTCATCGATCGCAACGAGAGCCATTGTGACCACATCGAAAGAAGGATCATAGCCGCTATCTTCTCTTCACCAACCCTTGACCCTTTCAGGAAG containing:
- a CDS encoding DUF47 family protein produces the protein MFGFLFRKQRMVEELIGKYLDNLRMTQEYFTEALNICLEGSCKGDFDFMTEQTHKHESRADDIRDEIKDLMYSKALLPESRGDIMGLLEAMDLIPGIFERLLFMIGTEKIEIPEFIVTDVKELIEYSLASFDLMIKQVEALFKRGGEIRSMVSVIDRNESHCDHIERRIIAAIFSSPTLDPFRKILLKELIVTMGDISDQADRVSKRVNIISMKRIV